The Panicum virgatum strain AP13 chromosome 5K, P.virgatum_v5, whole genome shotgun sequence genome has a window encoding:
- the LOC120708144 gene encoding uncharacterized protein LOC120708144: MASAASSAAGAGKSLFQGLRRFLKKPWEITGPCASPEYRGALPSALEYRVKCPATVRDDRDKAIVPTSDPETVYDIKYFVRDRRRNRPPVRRTLLRKPDLERYMAAKQFDPTKDFPVPYVNTTVEEDDNAVGGGYQK, from the coding sequence atggcctccgccgcctcctccgccgccggcgccggcaagtCTCTGTTCCAGGGCCTCCGCAGGTTCCTCAAGAAGCCGTGGGAGATCACGGGCCCCTGCGCCTCGCCCGAGTACCGCGGCGCGCTGCCTAGCGCGCTCGAGTACCGCGTCAAGTGCCCGGCCACCGTGCGCGACGACCGCGACAAGGCCATCGTGCCCACCTCCGACCCGGAGACCGTCTACGACATCAAGTACTTCGTCCGCGACCGCCGCCGGAACCGCCCGCCCGTGCGGCGCACCCTGCTCCGCAAGCCCGACCTCGAGCGATACATGGCCGCCAAGCAGTTCGACCCCACCAAGGACTTCCCGGTGCCGTACGTCAACACCACCGTCGAGGAGGACGACAACGCTGTGGGCGGAGGCTACCAGAAGTGA